Proteins from one Candidatus Margulisiibacteriota bacterium genomic window:
- the hisC gene encoding histidinol-phosphate transaminase — protein MIKANQNILDVKPYIPGKPIEEVQRELGIEKVVKLASNENNLGVPKKVIEKIQHKLAELFLYPDGSCFKLRTKLAEKLAVDKDQLIFGNGSDEILQIIALAYLGADKSAIVANGTFSEYEFVARLLNAKRLVVPLKDYAYDLQGFLDAISDETNVIFLCNPNNPTGTYFSAQQLENFLEKVPANKLVVIDEAYYEYAYGDDFPESIPLLKKYQNTIILRTFSKVYSLAGSRIGYGIASKEIIDVLNRARQPFNVNSIAQECALVALDEDGWVEEVRKANDEQKEYFYSELDKLGVKYIPTKANFIFIDVQRDANAVFQSLMKLGVIIRPMTGFGFPKAIRVSVGLPAENKLFIECFKKVL, from the coding sequence ATGATTAAAGCTAACCAAAATATTCTAGACGTTAAACCTTATATCCCAGGTAAACCCATTGAAGAAGTTCAACGAGAGCTTGGTATTGAAAAAGTAGTTAAGCTTGCAAGCAACGAAAACAATCTTGGCGTTCCTAAGAAAGTTATAGAAAAAATTCAGCACAAGTTAGCCGAGTTGTTTCTTTACCCTGATGGTTCATGTTTTAAGTTAAGGACTAAATTAGCAGAAAAATTAGCTGTTGATAAAGACCAACTTATTTTTGGAAATGGATCTGATGAGATACTACAAATTATTGCCTTGGCCTATTTAGGTGCTGATAAATCTGCAATAGTAGCCAATGGAACTTTCTCGGAATATGAGTTTGTGGCAAGACTTTTAAATGCCAAGAGGTTAGTCGTTCCTTTAAAAGACTATGCCTATGATTTACAGGGATTTTTGGATGCTATAAGTGATGAAACAAATGTTATTTTTTTATGTAACCCGAATAACCCAACCGGTACTTATTTTTCTGCTCAACAACTTGAAAATTTCTTAGAAAAAGTTCCTGCAAACAAACTAGTTGTTATAGATGAAGCCTATTATGAGTATGCCTATGGTGATGATTTTCCTGAGTCCATACCACTATTAAAAAAGTATCAGAATACAATTATTCTTAGAACTTTTTCTAAGGTATATTCTTTAGCTGGAAGCAGGATAGGTTATGGTATTGCTTCTAAAGAAATTATTGATGTGCTGAATCGTGCCAGGCAGCCGTTTAATGTCAATTCAATAGCTCAAGAATGTGCTTTAGTTGCTTTAGACGAAGATGGTTGGGTGGAAGAAGTAAGGAAAGCAAATGATGAGCAAAAAGAGTATTTTTATTCTGAGTTAGACAAACTAGGCGTGAAATATATCCCCACCAAGGCAAACTTTATCTTTATAGACGTTCAGCGAGACGCAAACGCTGTTTTTCAGTCACTGATGAAGCTAGGAGTAATAATTAGACCAATGACTGGTTTTGGCTTCCCTAAGGCAATCAGGGTGAGCGTAGGACTGCCAGCAGAAAATAAACTTTTTATTGAGTGTTTTAAAAAAGTTTTATAG